In one window of Lynx canadensis isolate LIC74 chromosome A3, mLynCan4.pri.v2, whole genome shotgun sequence DNA:
- the BHLHE23 gene encoding class E basic helix-loop-helix protein 23, whose amino-acid sequence MAELKSLSGDAYLALSHGYAAATAGLAYGAARGPEAARGYGAPGPGGDLPAAPAPHAPAAAESSGEQSDDDDAFEQRRRRRRRGPGGAGDGRRRPREQRSLRLSINARERRRMHDLNDALDGLRAVIPYAHSPSVRKLSKIATLLLAKNYILMQAQALDEMRRLVAYLNQGQGLAGPVAAAPLTPFGQAAVYPFSAGAPLPCPDKCTAFSGTPSALCKHCNEKP is encoded by the coding sequence ATGGCCGAGCTCAAGTCGCTGTCGGGGGACGCGTACCTGGCGCTGAGCCACGGCTACGCGGCGGCCACGGCCGGCCTGGCCTACGGGGCGGCGCGGGGGCCCGAGGCGGCCCGCGGCTACGGCGCGCCGGGCCCGGGCGGCGACCTCCCCGCGGCGCCCGCGCCCCACGCCCCGGCGGCGGCCGAGAGCAGCGGCGAGCAGAGCGACGACGACGACGCCTTcgagcagcggcggcggcggcggcggcgggggcccgGGGGCGCGGGGGACGGGCGGCGGCGGCCTCGGGAGCAGCGCTCGCTGCGGCTGAGCATCAACGCGCGCGAGCGGCGGCGGATGCACGACCTGAACGACGCGCTGGACGGGCTGCGCGCCGTCATCCCCTACGCGCACAGCCCGTCGGTGCGCAAGCTCTCCAAGATCGCCACGCTGCTGCTCGCCAAGAACTACATCCTCATGCAGGCGCAGGCCCTGGACGAGATGCGGCGCCTCGTGGCCTACCTCAACCAGGGCCAGGGCCTGGCGGGGCCCGTGGCCGCTGCGCCCCTGACGCCCTTCGGCCAGGCGGCTGTGTACCCCTTCTCTGCGGGCGCCCCGCTGCCCTGCCCCGACAAGTGCACCGCCTTCTCCGGGACGCCCTCGGCGCTTTGCAAACACTGTAACGAGAAGCCGTGA